A single region of the Luteolibacter arcticus genome encodes:
- a CDS encoding GntR family transcriptional regulator, giving the protein MNTRAPAKHEDISAELRKEIAAGKYGEEGRLPSDSKLMERFGVSRPTVAQAMRTLTVEGLVIRKTGSGTYARPPSQSSMPISTHRLALLMPHFGHTEIFQLIAGHLASLARHHEYSLVWGGSTLPQLDADTRLEHGEELCQQFIENRVDGVFFSPYEFVKGGYEANLRMVKRFRDAGIPVVLVDHDIVAYPERSEFDLVGVDNAGGGFLMGRHLMKLGCTRFVHVARPLSASTIDARYTGLWKAVSQFGDSECFLKAERGEASDAVFANKIMSSRPDAIVCGNDHTAALLVRTLAKIGVSVPGDVRVTGFDDASFASLVSPPLTTIRQPCQEIAISAFRAMLDRIQDPSLPARGIRLNGSLVVRESCGAYGK; this is encoded by the coding sequence ATGAACACGCGCGCTCCTGCCAAGCATGAGGACATCTCTGCCGAGCTGCGGAAGGAAATTGCGGCCGGCAAATACGGCGAGGAAGGCCGTCTGCCCAGCGATTCAAAGCTCATGGAACGCTTCGGAGTCTCGCGACCGACCGTGGCCCAAGCCATGCGGACCCTCACCGTCGAGGGCCTCGTCATCCGCAAGACCGGCTCCGGCACCTACGCGCGCCCGCCGAGCCAGTCCTCGATGCCCATCTCAACGCATCGGCTGGCCTTGCTGATGCCGCACTTCGGGCACACCGAGATTTTCCAGCTCATCGCCGGCCACTTGGCAAGTTTGGCCCGGCACCATGAATACAGCCTGGTGTGGGGCGGCTCGACCTTGCCCCAGCTCGATGCCGACACCCGCCTCGAGCACGGCGAGGAGCTGTGCCAGCAATTCATCGAGAACCGCGTCGATGGCGTCTTCTTCTCGCCCTACGAATTCGTTAAAGGCGGCTACGAGGCGAACCTACGGATGGTGAAGCGCTTCCGCGACGCGGGCATTCCCGTGGTCCTCGTCGACCACGACATCGTGGCCTACCCCGAACGCAGCGAATTCGATCTGGTCGGCGTGGACAATGCCGGCGGTGGCTTCCTGATGGGCCGCCATCTCATGAAGCTCGGCTGCACCCGCTTCGTCCACGTCGCGCGGCCACTCTCCGCCTCCACCATCGACGCGCGCTACACCGGCCTGTGGAAGGCGGTCAGCCAGTTCGGCGACAGCGAGTGCTTTCTCAAGGCCGAGCGCGGGGAAGCCAGCGATGCCGTCTTCGCCAACAAGATCATGTCCTCACGCCCGGACGCAATCGTCTGCGGCAACGACCACACCGCCGCCCTGCTGGTGCGCACCCTCGCCAAAATCGGCGTGTCGGTGCCGGGGGATGTGCGGGTGACCGGCTTCGACGACGCAAGTTTCGCCAGCCTCGTCTCCCCCCCCCTGACCACCATCCGCCAACCCTGCCAGGAGATCGCCATCTCCGCCTTCCGTGCGATGCTCGACCGCATCCAGGACCCATCGCTCCCCGCCCGCGGCATCCGGCTGAATGGCAGCTTGGTCGTGCGGGAATCGTGCGGCGCGTATGGGAAGTGA